A single window of Sphingobacterium sp. ML3W DNA harbors:
- a CDS encoding FN3 associated domain-containing protein, translating into MKITLKGFTEQALFALNIFIVFLLLFGDIIVVPYWLQPLGRLHPLLLHFPIVLLLLAMLLEVFRFRKSNTNEAFYQKFTSGIFLAGIFLASTTVIMGLLLAQEDGYSGTTLQWHKWSGVSLVFISSLLYWFRDKQWYNATLAKVTAIITVICLLVTGHYGATLTHGDNFVLAAVTPVPEKVTVDQAILFQDVILPIFNTKCLNCHNMEKAKGNLNLADAASMLKGGKNGKLFILGNPEISLLLERIHLPFDNEKRMPPKGKPALTAEEMAILTLWVKGNAEIDKKVIDLSQQDSLRILATAFLGPEAPMEEKYNFSSANSETVKKLNNDYRVISSLDKASPALAVNIYNKSIYKPEAIQELTAIQKQIVFLNLNGLPVKDEELKTIATFENLRKLNLNFTSIKGEGLKQLTGLKYLNALSLSGTAVDFNSVKQLLKMSNLKELSLWRTSLSDAEIGQLHKMGTGINIIVGFKDDGNNPIKLNQPRLNTAISIFKNTLPIQIKHAINGVEIRYTTDGTEPDSLQSPFYNQGIEIKESGTLKAKAYKKGWYGSDVFAFDFLQSKYKPDSIAFIVAPSEKYKGDGPKTLIDDQLGTHDIQNGKWIGYNDNMAFIMYFKKPIPLQSVSVHLMKKVPSHILLPEELEIWGGTSDKNLRLLQVIKNQMPVKDEADAFIKLDATFASQPISCIKILGKNFKKLPEWHTGKGQPAWIFMDEILLN; encoded by the coding sequence ATGAAAATTACGCTTAAAGGTTTTACTGAACAGGCATTATTTGCGTTAAATATATTTATTGTCTTTTTATTATTATTTGGAGATATCATCGTTGTGCCTTATTGGTTACAGCCTTTGGGAAGACTACATCCGCTATTATTGCATTTTCCAATCGTACTGCTCCTTTTGGCGATGCTACTAGAAGTTTTCCGTTTTAGAAAATCCAATACCAATGAGGCATTTTATCAAAAATTTACATCTGGCATCTTCCTAGCAGGAATCTTCTTAGCATCCACCACAGTAATTATGGGCCTGTTGTTAGCGCAAGAAGATGGTTATAGTGGTACGACCTTACAGTGGCATAAATGGTCAGGTGTAAGCCTTGTTTTCATCTCATCCCTGCTTTATTGGTTTAGGGATAAACAATGGTACAATGCCACATTAGCAAAGGTAACGGCTATCATAACGGTCATTTGCCTATTGGTCACCGGCCATTACGGTGCCACGCTGACACATGGGGACAATTTTGTATTGGCTGCTGTAACACCTGTTCCAGAAAAGGTGACCGTGGATCAAGCTATACTCTTTCAAGATGTCATATTACCGATTTTCAATACCAAGTGCTTAAACTGCCATAATATGGAAAAAGCAAAAGGAAATTTAAATCTCGCCGATGCTGCATCCATGTTAAAGGGAGGGAAAAATGGCAAATTGTTTATCCTCGGAAATCCCGAGATTAGTTTATTGCTTGAGCGCATCCATCTCCCGTTTGATAATGAGAAACGGATGCCTCCTAAAGGAAAACCAGCCCTTACGGCAGAAGAGATGGCAATTTTAACCCTATGGGTAAAAGGGAATGCTGAAATCGATAAAAAAGTAATCGACCTCTCTCAGCAAGACTCCTTAAGGATATTAGCGACAGCATTCTTAGGGCCGGAGGCACCTATGGAAGAGAAATACAATTTTTCATCAGCTAATAGTGAGACTGTCAAAAAGCTCAATAACGATTACCGAGTCATAAGCAGTTTGGATAAAGCATCTCCAGCATTAGCAGTTAATATTTATAATAAAAGCATTTACAAACCCGAAGCGATCCAAGAATTGACCGCTATACAAAAGCAAATTGTCTTTCTTAATTTAAATGGATTACCTGTAAAGGATGAAGAATTAAAGACTATAGCGACATTTGAAAATTTAAGGAAGTTAAACCTCAACTTCACCTCTATTAAAGGTGAAGGGTTAAAACAGCTGACAGGTTTAAAATATTTAAATGCACTGTCGTTATCGGGTACCGCAGTAGATTTTAATTCCGTGAAGCAACTTCTAAAGATGAGCAATCTAAAGGAGTTGTCCTTATGGCGTACCAGCCTAAGTGATGCTGAGATAGGCCAATTACATAAAATGGGTACAGGAATCAACATTATCGTAGGTTTTAAAGACGATGGTAATAATCCTATAAAATTAAACCAACCTCGTTTAAACACGGCTATATCCATTTTTAAAAACACCTTGCCCATTCAGATCAAACACGCCATCAATGGGGTTGAAATCAGGTATACAACCGATGGTACAGAACCCGATAGTCTCCAATCCCCTTTCTATAATCAAGGTATTGAAATCAAAGAATCAGGTACATTAAAAGCAAAAGCCTATAAAAAAGGGTGGTACGGAAGTGATGTCTTTGCATTTGACTTTTTACAAAGCAAGTATAAACCCGATAGTATCGCTTTTATTGTAGCACCCAGTGAGAAATATAAAGGGGATGGTCCCAAAACACTCATAGATGATCAATTGGGTACCCATGATATTCAAAATGGCAAATGGATTGGCTATAACGACAATATGGCTTTCATCATGTACTTTAAAAAGCCAATACCACTCCAGTCGGTATCGGTACATCTCATGAAAAAAGTACCGTCACATATATTGCTTCCAGAAGAACTTGAAATATGGGGCGGTACCAGTGATAAAAACCTACGTTTACTTCAGGTCATAAAAAATCAAATGCCCGTAAAAGATGAAGCAGATGCCTTTATCAAGCTGGATGCAACGTTTGCATCACAACCCATCTCCTGTATCAAGATTTTAGGTAAAAATTTCAAAAAACTACCTGAGTGGCATACTGGCAAAGGACAACCAGCATGGATATTTATGGATGAAATACTCTTGAATTAA
- a CDS encoding peptidylglycine monooxygenase, which yields MKRKEFIKNTAMVSTSFFIMKDLFAKPKGPIFGHHNMRYTMDTKWGQLNPLKNPVNDCHEMVQDKKGRILLLTNETKNNVLIYNKSGKLINSWGHEFPGGHGLTLANEGNQESLFITDTDRHQVFKTTLDGKILMTIDCPMETGLYHKKEEFVPTEVAVADNGDFYIADGYGLQYVLHYNASGKLLDYFGGKGSEMKHLDNAHGVTIDKRGGKPTLLVTDRTRNCFKRFDMAGNLMEVIALPGACVCRPVIKNDYLYAAVLRSPDLNKDGSGFVTILDKDNKVISNIGGTAPLYTNGVLQPMSQAAQILLNPHDVCIDDDENLYVAQWASGKVYPYKFTRV from the coding sequence ATGAAAAGAAAAGAATTTATCAAAAATACCGCAATGGTCTCCACTAGTTTTTTCATTATGAAAGACCTATTTGCGAAACCCAAAGGTCCTATTTTTGGTCACCATAACATGCGCTATACCATGGACACAAAATGGGGACAATTGAATCCCTTAAAAAACCCCGTAAACGACTGTCATGAAATGGTACAGGATAAGAAAGGGCGTATCCTATTATTGACCAATGAGACCAAAAACAATGTTTTGATCTATAACAAATCAGGTAAACTGATCAACTCTTGGGGTCATGAGTTTCCCGGAGGCCATGGATTGACCCTCGCAAACGAAGGTAATCAGGAATCACTATTTATCACCGACACAGATCGGCATCAGGTTTTCAAGACGACATTAGACGGAAAAATATTGATGACAATAGACTGTCCAATGGAAACAGGTTTGTATCATAAAAAGGAAGAATTTGTTCCAACTGAAGTAGCCGTCGCTGACAATGGCGATTTCTATATTGCAGATGGCTATGGCCTACAATATGTCTTACACTACAATGCGTCGGGCAAACTTTTAGATTACTTTGGAGGTAAAGGCTCTGAAATGAAACATCTGGACAATGCACATGGTGTCACAATCGATAAGAGAGGTGGCAAACCTACTTTATTGGTTACAGACCGCACGCGCAACTGTTTCAAGCGCTTTGATATGGCAGGAAATTTAATGGAGGTCATTGCCTTACCAGGTGCTTGCGTATGTAGACCCGTAATAAAAAACGATTACCTCTATGCTGCCGTATTACGATCTCCAGACCTCAATAAAGATGGTAGTGGCTTCGTAACCATTCTAGATAAAGACAATAAAGTAATATCCAATATTGGTGGCACTGCCCCACTGTATACCAATGGTGTTTTGCAGCCTATGTCACAAGCAGCGCAAATCTTATTGAATCCACATGATGTTTGTATTGATGATGATGAGAATCTTTATGTAGCACAATGGGCATCAGGCAAAGTATATCCCTATAAATTCACCCGTGTCTAA
- a CDS encoding DUF1501 domain-containing protein, with the protein MDKNILEHGLNFNRRRFLSRLSLGLGSVALGSLLIPDLLEGSFEQAGLPSGIPDFAPKAKRVIYLFQNGAPSQLESFDYKPKLREMMGQELPESIRGAQRLTGMTADQASFPLVGSYFDFKQYGESRAWISDLFPHTAKVVDDICIIKSMFTEAINHDPALTFFQSGAQQGNRPSMGAWLSYGLGSENKNLPAYTVLLSRGKGNGQGVYSKLWSNGFLDSTHQGVQFSSGEDPVLYLKDPEGLNRFERRKMLDQLAEMNDLSYKEFGDPEINAKVQQYEMAYRMQTAVPEVTDLSKEPDDIIKLYGPDCLTPGTFAANCLLARKLSENGVRFVQLYHQGWDQHGNLPTEMASQAKDVDQASAALITDLKQRGLLDETLVIWGGEFGRTNYSQGAMTKDNYGRDHHPRCFSIWMAGGGIKPGIVYGESDELGYNIVKDPVHVHDFHATILHQLGLNHEKLTYKHLGRRYRLTDVAGKIITDILA; encoded by the coding sequence ATGGACAAGAATATTTTAGAACATGGTCTTAATTTTAATAGACGCCGATTTCTTTCAAGATTAAGCTTGGGCTTGGGAAGTGTTGCATTGGGTTCACTATTGATTCCGGATCTACTAGAAGGTAGTTTTGAACAAGCTGGATTACCCTCGGGTATTCCCGATTTTGCTCCAAAAGCTAAAAGGGTGATTTATCTGTTTCAAAATGGTGCGCCATCCCAACTCGAATCGTTTGATTATAAACCCAAACTCAGAGAAATGATGGGGCAAGAACTTCCAGAATCGATTCGTGGTGCACAGCGTCTTACCGGAATGACAGCTGATCAAGCTTCCTTTCCATTAGTAGGTTCTTATTTTGATTTCAAACAGTATGGGGAGTCCCGCGCATGGATCAGCGATCTGTTTCCGCATACCGCAAAAGTTGTAGACGATATCTGCATCATCAAATCCATGTTCACCGAGGCCATCAACCATGACCCTGCATTGACATTTTTTCAAAGCGGAGCACAACAAGGAAATAGACCAAGTATGGGAGCATGGTTAAGCTATGGTCTAGGCAGCGAAAACAAAAACCTACCGGCATATACCGTTTTATTATCTCGTGGTAAAGGTAATGGACAAGGCGTGTATTCAAAATTATGGAGCAATGGTTTTCTAGATTCTACGCATCAAGGCGTTCAATTCAGCAGTGGAGAAGATCCTGTTCTGTACTTGAAAGACCCTGAAGGATTAAACCGATTTGAACGCCGAAAAATGTTGGATCAATTGGCGGAGATGAATGATCTATCCTACAAAGAGTTTGGTGACCCTGAGATTAATGCTAAAGTACAACAATACGAAATGGCCTATCGCATGCAAACCGCTGTCCCCGAAGTAACAGATCTTTCAAAAGAACCCGATGATATCATCAAACTCTATGGCCCGGACTGTCTCACGCCAGGTACTTTTGCTGCCAATTGCCTATTGGCTCGTAAATTAAGTGAGAATGGCGTTCGATTTGTCCAGCTCTATCATCAAGGATGGGACCAACATGGCAATCTTCCAACCGAGATGGCCAGCCAAGCCAAAGACGTCGATCAGGCATCAGCAGCCCTGATCACAGATTTGAAACAAAGAGGATTATTGGATGAAACATTGGTCATCTGGGGTGGCGAATTCGGACGCACTAATTATAGCCAAGGCGCTATGACCAAAGATAATTATGGCCGTGACCATCATCCACGATGCTTCAGCATTTGGATGGCAGGAGGTGGCATCAAACCTGGAATCGTCTATGGTGAATCGGACGAGCTTGGATATAACATTGTTAAAGACCCTGTACATGTCCATGATTTCCATGCCACTATCTTACATCAGCTTGGCTTGAATCATGAAAAATTGACCTACAAACATTTGGGCAGACGCTACCGATTGACCGATGTCGCAGGTAAAATAATCACCGATATATTAGCCTAA
- a CDS encoding PSD1 and planctomycete cytochrome C domain-containing protein, producing MDRRLIYLMLMIFGLVYMIQACNRPFANQDSEETIPDSISYNFHVRPILSDKCFACHGPDANKRDADLRLDIQEDAYKALKDNPAAHGIVPFKPRNSEVFLRISSTDTSYMMPPISSNLKLTPTEIGIIEKWIKQGAKYEKHWAFTPAKTPELPQVKDTKWVKNEIDYFVLDKLEHKGIVPNPEADKERLLKRASLDITGLPPSLEMMEKFMADTSPNAYEKVVESLLASPAYGERMALHWMDVSRYADSHGYQDDNYRSQWPWRDWVIHAFNNNTPYDKFITWQLAGDLMPNASKEQLLATAFNRNHKITEEGGVIDEEYRVEYVRDRTNTLGKAVLGITLECAQCHDHKYDPFSQKEYFQMTAFFNNVKEVGLESTVGGPETYAKKPFMEISNADIKDILNFVNKQDTNKLIVSVMGDQDTLRKTYVLNRGEYDAHGEVVEASTPKSVLPFSDTYQKNRLGLTQWLFDKKNPLTSRVFVNQIWQEYFGRGLVKTSGDFGMQGELPSHPELLDWLAVDFMNHGWNIKRLVKQLVLSATYRQSAIVSPEKYNTDPENIFLARAPRYRIPAEHVRDVVLSSSGLLVRTIGGPSVKPYQPAGLWEAATSGRGILASYSQDHQSNLYRRGLYTFIKRTVPPAVMAIFDASNRDQCEVKRLNTNTPLQALAMLNDPTVLEASRVLADKLLQEQGTAEIKITKAFRRIVCRKPKEQELKQLTAYYADQLAVFKEKSNANKVLAVGEFPISPKVNKTQLAALMGVITVIYNLEETITKS from the coding sequence ATGGATCGAAGACTTATTTATTTAATGCTCATGATCTTTGGTCTTGTGTACATGATACAAGCCTGCAATAGACCATTTGCAAATCAAGACAGTGAAGAAACTATACCTGATAGTATTAGTTACAATTTCCATGTCAGGCCCATTCTTTCCGACAAATGCTTTGCTTGTCATGGCCCCGATGCAAATAAACGCGACGCGGATTTACGATTAGATATCCAAGAAGATGCCTATAAGGCACTAAAAGACAACCCCGCTGCGCATGGCATAGTTCCCTTTAAGCCCCGTAATTCAGAGGTTTTTTTAAGAATTTCTTCTACAGATACAAGCTATATGATGCCACCCATTTCATCCAACCTGAAATTAACTCCAACTGAAATAGGCATCATAGAGAAGTGGATCAAACAAGGTGCTAAGTATGAAAAACATTGGGCATTTACCCCTGCTAAGACTCCAGAATTACCTCAGGTCAAAGATACCAAATGGGTGAAAAATGAGATCGATTATTTTGTGCTTGACAAATTGGAGCATAAAGGCATTGTGCCCAATCCTGAAGCTGATAAAGAAAGACTTCTCAAGCGTGCTAGCTTGGATATTACAGGCTTACCACCCTCACTAGAAATGATGGAAAAATTCATGGCAGACACTAGTCCCAATGCATACGAAAAAGTGGTTGAGAGCTTGTTGGCAAGTCCTGCTTACGGCGAAAGAATGGCCTTACATTGGATGGATGTCTCACGTTATGCCGATTCACATGGCTATCAGGATGATAACTATCGGAGCCAATGGCCCTGGAGAGATTGGGTCATTCATGCATTTAACAACAATACCCCTTACGACAAATTTATTACTTGGCAACTAGCGGGAGACTTGATGCCTAACGCCTCCAAAGAACAGCTATTGGCAACAGCATTCAATCGTAATCATAAAATAACCGAAGAAGGCGGTGTTATCGATGAAGAATATCGCGTAGAATATGTAAGGGATCGAACCAATACCCTTGGTAAAGCTGTTCTGGGGATTACCTTAGAATGTGCACAATGTCATGATCATAAATATGACCCCTTCTCCCAAAAGGAATATTTCCAGATGACGGCATTCTTCAATAACGTGAAAGAAGTAGGTCTAGAATCGACAGTTGGAGGTCCCGAAACCTATGCTAAAAAACCATTTATGGAAATCAGTAATGCAGATATCAAAGACATCTTGAACTTTGTCAATAAGCAAGATACCAACAAGTTGATCGTTTCTGTTATGGGCGACCAAGATACGCTGCGCAAAACATATGTACTGAACAGAGGCGAATATGATGCACATGGAGAGGTTGTAGAAGCCAGTACACCAAAATCAGTACTTCCCTTTAGCGATACATATCAAAAAAACAGACTCGGATTGACGCAATGGTTATTTGACAAGAAAAACCCCTTAACATCTCGGGTATTCGTCAACCAAATATGGCAAGAGTACTTTGGCAGAGGCCTTGTAAAAACTTCAGGAGATTTTGGTATGCAGGGTGAATTGCCTTCTCATCCAGAATTGCTTGATTGGCTTGCTGTAGATTTTATGAATCACGGTTGGAATATCAAACGTTTGGTGAAACAGCTCGTATTATCCGCAACTTATAGGCAATCTGCGATTGTTTCTCCAGAAAAATACAATACCGATCCTGAAAATATTTTCTTGGCACGAGCCCCTCGGTACCGGATTCCTGCCGAACATGTGCGCGATGTTGTGCTATCGAGTAGTGGTCTTTTAGTTCGAACTATTGGGGGCCCAAGTGTCAAGCCTTATCAGCCAGCTGGACTTTGGGAGGCTGCTACATCTGGTCGCGGAATCTTGGCTTCTTATAGTCAAGATCATCAATCGAACTTATATCGTAGAGGTTTATATACATTTATTAAAAGAACGGTACCACCCGCGGTGATGGCTATATTCGATGCAAGCAATCGAGATCAATGCGAAGTAAAGCGACTCAACACGAATACCCCACTTCAAGCCCTCGCGATGTTAAATGATCCTACCGTATTGGAAGCTTCACGCGTTTTGGCCGATAAACTATTACAAGAGCAAGGAACTGCAGAAATCAAAATTACAAAAGCGTTCCGTCGGATTGTCTGTCGTAAACCCAAAGAACAAGAATTAAAACAATTAACGGCCTATTATGCAGATCAATTAGCTGTATTTAAAGAAAAATCAAATGCAAATAAGGTTTTAGCAGTTGGAGAATTTCCTATTTCACCAAAAGTCAACAAGACACAACTAGCTGCCTTAATGGGTGTTATCACCGTGATATATAACTTAGAAGAAACCATTACAAAATCCTAA
- a CDS encoding site-specific integrase — protein sequence METTKKSTFKVLFYLKKNAPKKNGKVTVMCRITVNGKQSAFSTKLDISASNWDLKYGRVLGKSREAQEVNGKLDKTRLSIEECYSKILKNEGAVNSAKLKNAFLGMESGELTFFKFYEQFLSDYEKKVKSGLRVNGTRSKYKILLKHLRNFALKKYGYSDLSFNDLTSDFVQDFDYYLRDDQNLTHNTIWLYMIGFTTLCRLGMSRKHLAFNPFSEYKNTKKDKDRGYLLRNELEHLVTFNCEKKKDELVKDLFVFSCFTGLSYSDMKGLKNSNIQDFFDGNQWIIVRRKKTATSSNVMLLDIPKMIIEKYAGFAKDGKVFPVPSNTVCNDSLKRISQQIDCLKEKKVTFHLARHTFATLFLSEGVPLESLSKMLGHKNIATTQIYAKILNEKVGKDMQKVSHKFKGMEQSFVTQL from the coding sequence ATGGAAACGACAAAAAAATCAACGTTTAAGGTATTGTTTTACCTTAAAAAGAACGCCCCAAAGAAAAACGGAAAAGTTACAGTTATGTGCAGGATTACCGTAAACGGCAAGCAGTCTGCATTTAGTACCAAGCTGGATATTTCTGCATCGAATTGGGATTTGAAGTACGGTAGGGTTTTAGGCAAGAGCCGAGAAGCCCAAGAGGTAAACGGCAAACTTGATAAAACCCGTTTGAGTATCGAGGAATGCTATTCCAAAATACTGAAAAACGAGGGAGCGGTAAACAGTGCAAAACTTAAAAATGCGTTTCTCGGTATGGAAAGCGGAGAACTGACTTTTTTCAAGTTCTATGAACAGTTCCTTTCCGATTATGAGAAAAAAGTAAAAAGCGGGCTTCGGGTAAATGGCACACGCAGTAAGTACAAAATACTTTTAAAACACCTGCGAAATTTTGCACTCAAAAAATACGGTTACTCTGACTTATCATTCAATGACCTTACATCTGATTTTGTGCAGGACTTTGATTATTACCTGCGTGACGACCAAAATTTGACACACAACACTATTTGGTTGTATATGATTGGATTTACCACGCTTTGCCGATTGGGAATGAGCAGAAAGCATCTTGCTTTCAATCCGTTCAGTGAATACAAGAATACCAAAAAGGACAAAGACAGAGGTTATCTGCTACGAAATGAGTTAGAACATCTTGTAACGTTCAACTGCGAGAAAAAGAAAGATGAATTGGTTAAAGATTTGTTTGTTTTCAGTTGCTTTACAGGGCTTTCTTATTCAGATATGAAGGGTCTAAAAAACAGTAATATTCAGGATTTCTTTGACGGCAACCAGTGGATTATTGTACGCAGAAAGAAAACGGCAACATCATCAAACGTGATGCTTTTGGATATCCCAAAAATGATTATTGAGAAATATGCAGGATTCGCAAAAGACGGAAAGGTATTTCCCGTACCATCAAATACAGTTTGTAATGACAGCCTAAAGCGAATATCCCAACAAATCGATTGCCTAAAAGAAAAGAAAGTAACCTTTCATTTGGCACGGCACACGTTTGCTACGCTGTTTTTAAGCGAAGGTGTTCCGCTCGAAAGTTTAAGCAAAATGTTAGGACATAAGAATATTGCCACTACTCAGATTTACGCCAAAATTCTCAACGAGAAAGTTGGTAAGGATATGCAAAAGGTATCGCACAAATTTAAGGGTATGGAGCAGTCTTTTGTGACTCAACTCTAA
- a CDS encoding DUF262 domain-containing protein: protein MDNRVYYGEYSLKHWIDLILKENIILPDYQRHFVWDEKKVETLIETFKSKQFVPPVTIGSFNLNGTNQNLILDGQQRLTSILLAYLGLYPDETTYKQAIQRFADENDDEEEAEEQFDNVLKWTFKKLTNKGKNKEEILAKITAGNYKNISLTILPNFFETTFLGFSYLVPVISDQKEQQKYYSSVFRNINIQGVALLPQESRASLYFLDKDLEHFFVPTFTEEFAVKNLSNETKIDFVRCLSLLSQYYNDGSESSVARSYKPKMENYYEEYVYSVVADSDAKYGKFSTIFPNREYSDRFSNLQQALISLEIKKEFPSIIDLDMYFFGLTYIIVFENRTIDFTKKEELKNEIDAKIAVLKADSSHTKAPSNLGHLRFRIISSIEIYEKYAS, encoded by the coding sequence ATGGACAACAGAGTTTATTACGGAGAATATTCTCTGAAACATTGGATAGATTTAATCCTAAAAGAAAATATAATTCTTCCAGATTATCAACGTCATTTTGTATGGGATGAAAAAAAGGTTGAAACTTTAATTGAAACTTTTAAAAGTAAGCAATTCGTTCCACCTGTTACAATTGGTTCATTTAACCTAAATGGCACTAATCAAAATTTAATACTTGACGGACAACAACGGCTAACAAGTATTTTGTTGGCATATCTTGGTTTATATCCTGATGAAACAACATACAAACAAGCAATTCAAAGATTTGCCGATGAAAATGATGACGAAGAAGAAGCAGAAGAGCAATTTGATAATGTTTTGAAATGGACGTTCAAGAAACTAACTAACAAGGGGAAAAATAAGGAAGAAATATTAGCAAAAATTACTGCGGGTAATTATAAAAATATAAGTTTAACAATTCTGCCTAATTTTTTTGAAACTACATTTTTAGGATTTTCATATTTAGTTCCAGTCATTTCAGACCAAAAGGAGCAACAAAAATATTATTCTTCTGTTTTTAGAAATATCAACATACAAGGTGTAGCCTTATTGCCACAAGAAAGCAGAGCCTCTTTATATTTTCTGGATAAGGATTTGGAACACTTTTTTGTTCCCACCTTTACAGAAGAATTCGCTGTGAAAAATCTAAGTAATGAAACGAAAATTGACTTTGTTAGATGTTTATCTTTATTATCACAATATTATAATGATGGCTCAGAAAGTAGTGTTGCACGTAGTTACAAACCAAAAATGGAAAATTACTACGAAGAATATGTTTATTCTGTTGTTGCTGACAGCGATGCAAAATATGGAAAATTTTCAACTATTTTTCCAAATAGAGAGTATAGTGACCGTTTTTCAAATTTACAACAAGCCTTAATTTCTTTAGAAATCAAAAAGGAGTTTCCATCAATCATTGATTTAGATATGTACTTCTTTGGATTGACTTATATAATAGTCTTTGAAAATAGAACAATAGATTTTACAAAAAAAGAAGAACTTAAAAATGAAATTGATGCTAAAATAGCGGTATTAAAAGCAGACTCTTCTCACACTAAAGCACCAAGCAATTTGGGGCATTTAAGGTTCAGAATTATTTCATCAATTGAAATCTACGAAAAATATGCGTCCTAA
- a CDS encoding helix-turn-helix domain-containing protein, which translates to MKQIGDSNEDMLALLEAVVGIKNELLYIREYFHPLLKGEIYLSGEQVCEILHISKRTLQQYRDDGLLPFIKLSRKILFRESDIIKVLEDNYQR; encoded by the coding sequence ATGAAACAGATTGGAGATTCAAACGAAGATATGCTTGCCCTACTCGAAGCTGTGGTAGGTATCAAAAATGAACTGCTGTATATTAGGGAATATTTCCACCCTTTATTGAAAGGGGAAATCTATCTGTCAGGCGAACAGGTTTGCGAGATTTTACACATCAGCAAACGTACGTTGCAACAGTACAGGGATGACGGACTATTACCTTTTATCAAGCTTTCACGGAAAATCCTTTTCCGTGAAAGCGATATTATCAAGGTATTGGAAGATAACTATCAGCGTTAG
- a CDS encoding helix-turn-helix domain-containing protein: MEITVLDIQILKALHREVKEVSLLIKEITAPYKALQQATKWLDQQEACQLLNVSKRTIQTYRAKGILGATQINRKTYFRLSDVELLMQGERPLKKQKK; the protein is encoded by the coding sequence ATGGAAATAACAGTTTTAGACATTCAGATTTTAAAGGCACTACATAGGGAAGTAAAGGAAGTTTCTCTATTGATTAAGGAAATCACTGCACCCTATAAAGCATTACAACAGGCAACGAAATGGCTCGACCAGCAGGAAGCATGCCAACTGCTAAATGTTAGTAAAAGAACTATACAAACGTACAGGGCAAAAGGTATTCTTGGGGCAACGCAAATCAATCGGAAGACGTATTTTAGATTATCCGATGTGGAATTACTGATGCAGGGAGAGCGACCATTAAAAAAGCAAAAGAAATGA
- a CDS encoding helix-turn-helix domain-containing protein has translation MNYQKIYPTEPLRKYVRYFWILEGNILDFSEKMFKIMSDGMPGLIFQTNKEAFRDKNTQELPQLFLYGQTTRYTEQIAINSFQNIGIYFQPSALKSIFGIDANELTNQHIDINDILKTTITEQISNTASTDEKIKLLSTFLLLQVQRTNINSEKPNFAIAQLEKGMSLQYVQNELKISERSLERYFKQYIGISPKLFSRIGRFQSALEIIRQTQFDKLTDIAYQSDYFDQSHFIRDFKEFAGTSPKKFKIHANEIVSNFPEWKV, from the coding sequence ATGAACTATCAGAAAATATATCCTACAGAGCCATTGCGAAAGTACGTTCGCTACTTTTGGATATTGGAGGGTAATATTCTGGATTTTTCTGAAAAAATGTTCAAGATAATGTCAGACGGTATGCCAGGTCTTATTTTTCAAACCAACAAAGAGGCATTTCGAGACAAGAACACTCAGGAATTACCACAATTATTCCTATATGGACAAACCACAAGGTATACAGAACAAATAGCAATAAACAGCTTCCAAAATATTGGGATTTATTTTCAGCCGAGCGCACTTAAATCAATCTTCGGAATAGATGCAAACGAACTGACAAACCAGCATATTGACATAAACGACATACTGAAAACTACTATAACCGAGCAGATTTCAAATACTGCAAGCACTGATGAAAAGATAAAATTACTCTCAACATTCTTATTGCTACAGGTGCAACGAACAAATATCAATAGTGAAAAACCAAATTTTGCAATTGCACAACTGGAAAAAGGAATGAGTTTGCAGTATGTACAAAATGAGCTTAAAATATCCGAACGTTCATTGGAGCGATATTTCAAACAGTATATTGGCATCTCGCCCAAGTTGTTTTCGAGAATAGGTCGCTTTCAATCTGCCTTAGAAATCATACGACAAACCCAATTTGACAAGTTGACCGACATCGCTTATCAAAGTGATTATTTTGACCAATCTCATTTCATCAGGGACTTTAAAGAATTTGCAGGAACAAGTCCAAAGAAATTCAAGATCCATGCCAATGAGATAGTTTCGAATTTTCCAGAATGGAAAGTTTAG